Proteins encoded together in one Halalkaliarchaeum sp. AArc-CO window:
- a CDS encoding trimethylamine methyltransferase family protein produces the protein MTHQLTTEDVPRHHRLSDDGVKEIHNKSITILEETGIEVSHGEIRELLADAGCDVDGEIVRFPRELVEESVDRAPSSFTLHGRGDDREVEVGGDDRVILPAGSAPNVVKYDEDRRPSTIDDYEELLKLAHMAEVTDLSGGMLCEPNDVDQSVKHLETIKRHILYSDKPFKGSSWGADRARASIEMAGIANEDPDVERPYLITVVNSVSPRMWDTKMCEGLYEYASHEQPVILAPAVMAAASGPATLPGAMALANAEILSGVTIAQQISPGTPVVYGLPSSNVDVRYGAFSIGSPEGALFVSFAGQMADHYGVPSRAGGGLTDSKTLDDQAGTEAMFQLSTTFFSGIDFVYHGAGILDSYSTVSPEKFVLDCDRIRYLTRYEEGYEITDDSFALDLIEEVEPGGHFLNKRHTLTHSRSEFLIPEVYDRKSYDTWAENGKKSSYERAHERVGELLAEYERPTIDSDVQSELLAYVDEKRTEILEGE, from the coding sequence ATGACGCACCAGTTGACGACGGAGGACGTTCCACGCCATCATCGACTGTCAGATGATGGGGTAAAAGAGATACACAACAAATCAATTACTATTCTCGAGGAGACCGGAATCGAGGTCTCGCACGGAGAGATCCGGGAGCTGTTAGCGGACGCCGGCTGTGACGTCGACGGGGAGATAGTTCGGTTCCCACGGGAACTCGTAGAAGAGTCGGTCGACCGGGCGCCGTCGTCGTTCACGCTCCACGGGAGGGGGGACGATCGCGAGGTGGAAGTCGGGGGAGACGACCGTGTGATCCTGCCTGCCGGGAGCGCGCCCAACGTCGTCAAATACGACGAAGACAGGCGACCGTCGACGATCGACGACTACGAGGAGCTGTTGAAGCTGGCTCACATGGCGGAGGTGACCGACCTCAGCGGCGGGATGCTCTGTGAGCCAAACGACGTCGACCAGTCTGTAAAGCATCTCGAGACAATAAAAAGACATATACTGTATTCTGACAAACCGTTCAAAGGATCCTCGTGGGGTGCCGACCGAGCCAGGGCGTCGATCGAGATGGCAGGCATCGCCAACGAGGATCCCGACGTCGAACGGCCGTATCTCATTACCGTCGTGAACAGCGTCTCCCCGCGGATGTGGGACACGAAGATGTGTGAAGGGCTCTACGAGTACGCCAGCCACGAACAGCCGGTGATCCTCGCTCCGGCGGTGATGGCGGCAGCGTCCGGTCCGGCGACCCTGCCGGGTGCGATGGCGCTTGCGAACGCGGAGATCCTCTCGGGGGTGACGATCGCACAGCAGATCTCCCCGGGAACGCCCGTCGTCTACGGGCTCCCGAGTTCGAACGTGGACGTCCGGTACGGCGCGTTCAGCATCGGCAGCCCGGAGGGTGCACTGTTCGTCTCCTTTGCCGGGCAGATGGCGGATCACTACGGCGTCCCTTCTCGGGCCGGCGGCGGCCTCACCGACTCGAAGACGCTGGATGACCAGGCCGGCACCGAAGCGATGTTCCAGCTGTCGACGACGTTTTTCAGCGGAATCGACTTCGTCTACCACGGTGCGGGCATCCTCGACTCCTACTCGACGGTCTCGCCGGAGAAGTTCGTGCTCGACTGTGACCGGATTCGGTATCTAACGCGGTACGAGGAGGGGTACGAGATCACCGACGACTCGTTCGCGCTGGATCTCATCGAGGAGGTGGAGCCGGGCGGTCACTTCCTCAACAAGCGTCACACGCTCACACACTCCCGCTCGGAGTTTCTCATTCCCGAGGTGTACGACCGGAAGTCGTACGACACCTGGGCGGAGAACGGAAAGAAAAGCTCCTACGAACGCGCCCACGAACGGGTCGGCGAGCTGCTTGCGGAGTACGAACGCCCGACGATCGATTCCGACGTCCAATCGGAGCTGCTTGCGTACGTCGACGAGAAGCGAACCGAGATCCTCGAGGGCGAATGA
- a CDS encoding uracil-DNA glycosylase family protein produces MRNVTDRRRNPFGMTPPCDRYVPGYGDANADFHVVGDHPGVHGGIETGVPFTGAPWSASFLAALVDAGLLVDDDPERPRVASTFFSYLHSCVPDVEPPTPKSYADMERFFDAELRAIAAHVLLPVGERATEHVLETYTARDPERAREMDRLHASELHGSGFLVVPIKDPTDWSDDDADRLVEALVVLQATDYRRESDLGRFLPGGDPYYVR; encoded by the coding sequence GTGAGGAACGTCACGGACAGGCGGCGAAACCCGTTCGGAATGACTCCCCCGTGCGATCGCTACGTTCCGGGGTACGGCGACGCGAACGCCGACTTTCACGTCGTCGGTGACCATCCCGGCGTCCACGGCGGCATCGAGACGGGTGTTCCGTTCACTGGGGCCCCGTGGTCGGCATCGTTCCTCGCGGCGCTCGTCGACGCCGGCCTCCTGGTCGACGATGATCCCGAACGGCCCCGGGTGGCGTCGACGTTTTTCTCGTATCTCCACAGCTGTGTCCCCGACGTCGAACCGCCGACCCCGAAGTCCTACGCCGACATGGAACGGTTCTTCGACGCGGAACTGCGGGCGATTGCCGCCCACGTACTGCTTCCGGTCGGCGAACGCGCAACCGAACACGTGCTCGAAACCTACACCGCGAGGGATCCGGAGCGCGCACGGGAGATGGATCGGCTTCACGCGAGTGAGCTCCACGGCTCCGGCTTCCTCGTCGTGCCGATCAAGGACCCCACAGACTGGAGCGACGACGACGCCGACAGACTCGTCGAAGCGCTCGTGGTACTGCAGGCAACCGACTACAGGCGAGAGTCCGATCTCGGCCGGTTCCTTCCCGGTGGAGACCCGTATTACGTCAGGTGA
- a CDS encoding ABC transporter permease, protein MSTFVESLYYLVENVDEVLFLLRQHLALVALAEGAALAFALPMSIFAVRNDRFRSILLGFGNTAQTVPTLAILALVLPFLGLGFWPSIVGLWAYAILPIIINTIKGVENVDENTIEAARGMGMTDWEILRSVQLPLALPVIFAGIRTSIVLTIGTAYLAVFIGGGGLGLMVVNGIQTYDMARVMAGAIPGALLAISADLVLARIEGHLGGEGGVRDASVAT, encoded by the coding sequence ATGAGCACGTTCGTCGAAAGCCTCTATTACCTCGTAGAGAACGTCGACGAGGTGCTGTTTCTGCTCCGCCAGCATCTCGCGCTGGTCGCGTTGGCGGAGGGGGCAGCACTCGCGTTCGCTCTCCCGATGTCGATTTTTGCAGTGCGCAACGACCGATTCCGGTCGATCCTCCTCGGGTTCGGCAACACCGCACAGACTGTCCCGACGCTCGCTATCCTGGCGCTGGTGTTGCCGTTTCTCGGGCTCGGCTTCTGGCCGTCGATCGTCGGGCTGTGGGCGTACGCCATCCTTCCGATCATCATCAACACGATCAAAGGTGTCGAAAACGTCGACGAGAACACGATCGAGGCGGCTCGCGGCATGGGGATGACCGACTGGGAGATCCTCAGGTCGGTTCAGTTGCCATTGGCATTACCAGTCATCTTTGCGGGGATACGTACCAGCATCGTGCTCACCATCGGTACCGCCTACCTCGCCGTTTTCATCGGCGGTGGAGGACTCGGACTGATGGTGGTAAACGGCATCCAGACCTACGACATGGCACGGGTGATGGCCGGCGCTATTCCGGGGGCGCTGCTGGCGATCAGCGCCGATCTCGTGCTGGCTCGCATCGAAGGACATCTCGGCGGTGAAGGCGGCGTCAGGGACGCGTCCGTCGCGACCTGA
- a CDS encoding MBL fold metallo-hydrolase, which produces MQRIQLGNTVFEGENDVYLFDGDTTALIDTGVSLPSVREELQSGLAELGISFGDVDEIFLTHWHPDHSGLAGEIQAASGATVRIHEADAPLIDGSQRSLLEDPAAQRAQFDDWGIPEEPRAELQAFLGNVMEDLRGEPVDTTPISDGETFVVNGTELSVVHLPGHTAGSVAYEFEAEEDRLSERADRLPEREAFVGDVILPEYTPNVGGADTRVEDPLGTYVESLVSIVERGWNRAWPGHRYPIDDPPARAATILEHHRRRTQRVVDSLREEGPADVWTVSARLFGDLENIHILHGPGEASAHLDHLQRGGVVDRDDDGVYALCEESPDVDALFPAPARRSNL; this is translated from the coding sequence GTGCAGCGAATACAGCTCGGAAACACGGTGTTCGAGGGCGAAAACGACGTCTACCTGTTCGACGGCGATACCACGGCGTTGATCGACACGGGCGTCTCGCTGCCGTCCGTGCGGGAGGAACTGCAGTCGGGGTTGGCGGAGCTGGGCATCTCGTTTGGCGACGTCGACGAGATCTTCCTCACTCACTGGCACCCGGACCACTCCGGGCTCGCGGGCGAGATCCAGGCGGCGTCCGGCGCGACCGTCCGGATCCACGAGGCCGACGCGCCGCTGATCGACGGCAGTCAGCGATCGCTGCTCGAGGATCCCGCGGCACAGCGAGCCCAGTTCGACGACTGGGGGATCCCAGAAGAGCCGAGAGCGGAGCTCCAGGCGTTTCTCGGAAACGTGATGGAGGACCTCCGCGGCGAGCCGGTCGACACCACACCGATCTCCGACGGGGAGACGTTCGTGGTGAACGGAACGGAGCTTTCGGTGGTCCACCTTCCGGGGCATACGGCCGGAAGCGTGGCCTACGAGTTCGAGGCCGAGGAGGATCGACTGTCGGAACGTGCCGATCGCCTCCCGGAACGCGAGGCGTTCGTCGGCGACGTGATCCTGCCGGAGTACACCCCGAACGTCGGCGGTGCCGACACGCGCGTCGAGGATCCGCTCGGAACGTACGTCGAGAGCCTGGTTTCGATCGTCGAGCGGGGCTGGAACCGGGCGTGGCCGGGGCACCGATACCCGATCGACGATCCCCCCGCCCGTGCGGCGACGATCCTCGAACACCACCGCCGCCGGACGCAGCGAGTCGTCGACAGCCTCCGAGAGGAGGGCCCGGCCGACGTCTGGACGGTGTCGGCGCGGCTGTTCGGCGACCTCGAGAACATCCACATCCTCCATGGGCCCGGGGAGGCCTCCGCTCACCTCGATCACCTCCAGCGGGGCGGCGTCGTCGACCGGGACGACGACGGAGTGTACGCGCTGTGTGAGGAGTCACCCGACGTCGACGCACTGTTTCCGGCGCCCGCGCGACGATCGAACCTTTGA
- a CDS encoding helix-turn-helix domain-containing protein, producing the protein MLTAELSVRYTGNWTEELADYDAFGEFLASTFRNREYIGLFSLESSQLSEAVSVIRNHRRTSAVDVIERYTPGTGERSVATLFIRSELGEFTPLQSLLYEGFLPVGPTVLEGGRERFTLLVSDREELSNAVELLEEFGDVTLERVSEEFSREVTPSAAGWQELLGSVPPRRLEVLNTAVEGGYYEIPRGVTLEEIAEEAGITKTTASNHLRKAERQMVSFLLPYLNLAADGPR; encoded by the coding sequence ATGCTCACAGCCGAACTCTCCGTGCGGTACACCGGAAACTGGACCGAAGAGCTTGCCGACTACGACGCGTTCGGGGAGTTCCTCGCGTCGACGTTTCGGAACCGAGAGTACATCGGGTTGTTCTCTTTGGAATCCTCACAGCTGTCCGAGGCGGTTTCAGTGATCCGGAACCACCGGCGAACGTCGGCTGTGGACGTGATCGAACGGTACACTCCCGGCACCGGGGAACGGTCGGTTGCAACCCTGTTCATCCGCAGCGAACTGGGGGAGTTCACGCCGCTTCAGAGTCTGCTTTACGAGGGATTCCTTCCAGTGGGACCGACTGTTCTCGAGGGGGGGAGAGAACGGTTCACCCTGCTCGTTTCTGACCGTGAGGAACTGTCTAACGCGGTCGAACTGCTCGAGGAATTCGGGGACGTGACCCTCGAGAGGGTCTCCGAAGAGTTCTCTCGGGAGGTCACACCGAGCGCTGCCGGGTGGCAGGAGCTACTCGGCTCGGTCCCGCCCCGCCGTCTCGAGGTGCTCAACACCGCCGTCGAGGGCGGATACTACGAGATCCCGCGGGGGGTAACGCTCGAAGAGATCGCCGAGGAAGCCGGGATCACCAAGACCACCGCATCGAATCACCTCAGAAAGGCCGAACGACAGATGGTATCGTTCCTGCTTCCGTATCTCAATCTGGCTGCGGACGGCCCGCGTTGA
- a CDS encoding universal stress protein, whose translation MNTVYISVPGHPNWARDVADIALDIEPSEETEVVILYVFEGDDLESTRANLNIPESEAPYSLDELATRKSGVKAIESAIEDSPVVTRVRGIKAGNKPGKEIASLAAKDSADRIYLFSRQRSPAGKAVFGSRPGEVLSHASCPVVVVPFNGR comes from the coding sequence ATGAACACGGTCTACATTTCCGTTCCGGGCCATCCGAACTGGGCCCGTGACGTCGCAGACATCGCGCTCGACATCGAACCGTCCGAGGAGACCGAAGTTGTCATCCTCTACGTGTTCGAGGGTGACGACCTCGAATCGACCCGTGCGAACCTGAACATCCCGGAGTCGGAGGCGCCGTACTCTCTCGACGAACTCGCAACTCGCAAGTCCGGCGTGAAAGCGATCGAGTCCGCCATCGAGGACAGTCCGGTTGTGACCCGCGTACGGGGGATAAAAGCGGGGAACAAACCCGGAAAGGAAATCGCCTCACTCGCAGCGAAGGACAGCGCCGATCGGATCTACCTCTTCAGCCGTCAGCGGAGCCCGGCCGGCAAAGCCGTGTTCGGGAGCCGCCCCGGCGAAGTGCTTTCACACGCCAGCTGCCCCGTCGTGGTCGTTCCCTTCAACGGGCGATAG
- a CDS encoding asparagine synthase-related protein — MTRPDVCGADPSIVRRAIADREPLPGSRSGYPASLAGFAGRLDGTLFRDVLGREPLFLEGQTTSETSGTDGSDTGPPAVDWAFEPGPLDDPVLFPAGVTWSPERDGGWANRTRRWRLPRPSPEASGAALDRLRGALAPALGIERPDGEGSNRKESSSDDVAVAFSGGVDSALVAAGHPDAPLYVVGFEGCHDVAAAREAADAMGRSGDLRVIELTHETLRRAVPRVVSATGRTNAMDVAIAIPLSIVAERAAADGYGTLAVGQGADELFGGYAKVVDPADDHRVEAESVRGAVREVIATLPEQLARDVTAIRAAGADVAAPFLQDRVVEAALRLPAELLVDDGIRKVALRRFADETDVVPRSVWTAEKKALQYGTYVSRELDRLARRAGFKRRMDRHVDRYVESLLEGRA; from the coding sequence GTGACACGACCCGACGTCTGTGGTGCGGATCCGTCGATCGTTCGGCGAGCCATCGCGGATCGCGAGCCGCTTCCCGGATCCCGTTCCGGGTATCCGGCGTCGCTTGCGGGCTTTGCGGGGCGGCTCGATGGAACCCTGTTCCGGGACGTTCTCGGCCGCGAACCGCTGTTCCTGGAGGGGCAGACGACCTCGGAGACGTCGGGGACAGACGGATCGGACACTGGCCCGCCTGCCGTCGACTGGGCGTTCGAGCCGGGACCGCTGGACGACCCGGTGTTGTTCCCCGCCGGTGTCACGTGGTCGCCGGAACGCGACGGGGGATGGGCGAACCGGACACGGCGATGGCGCCTCCCGAGGCCGTCGCCGGAGGCGTCCGGTGCCGCACTCGACCGGCTTCGAGGGGCGCTGGCTCCCGCACTCGGGATCGAGCGGCCCGACGGTGAGGGATCGAACCGGAAAGAGTCGTCTTCGGACGACGTCGCCGTCGCCTTCTCGGGCGGGGTCGACTCGGCGCTCGTGGCGGCGGGCCACCCGGACGCCCCGCTGTATGTCGTCGGGTTCGAGGGATGTCACGACGTCGCCGCTGCGCGGGAGGCGGCTGACGCCATGGGCCGGTCGGGGGACCTGCGAGTGATCGAACTCACACACGAAACGCTCCGGCGTGCGGTCCCCCGCGTCGTCTCCGCGACTGGGCGGACGAACGCGATGGACGTCGCCATAGCGATCCCGCTTTCGATCGTCGCCGAACGCGCGGCGGCCGACGGCTACGGGACGCTCGCGGTCGGCCAGGGGGCCGACGAGCTGTTCGGCGGCTACGCGAAGGTCGTCGACCCGGCCGACGATCACCGGGTCGAGGCGGAGTCGGTTCGGGGGGCGGTCCGGGAGGTGATCGCGACGCTGCCCGAGCAGCTGGCCCGGGACGTAACGGCGATCCGGGCGGCCGGCGCCGACGTCGCCGCCCCGTTCCTCCAGGACCGGGTTGTCGAGGCGGCGCTCCGATTGCCCGCGGAGCTGCTCGTCGATGACGGGATCCGGAAGGTTGCACTCCGCCGATTCGCCGACGAAACCGACGTCGTCCCGCGATCGGTCTGGACTGCAGAGAAGAAGGCGCTCCAGTACGGGACCTACGTCTCCCGGGAGCTGGATCGACTCGCGAGGCGGGCCGGATTCAAGCGGCGCATGGATCGCCACGTCGACCGATACGTCGAGTCGCTCCTCGAGGGCAGGGCGTAG
- the purL gene encoding phosphoribosylformylglycinamidine synthase subunit PurL, producing the protein MSLSDSDHERITAELDREPTPVEAALFENLWSEHCAYRSSRPLLGAFESEGPQVVVGPGDDAAVVAVPKPEASRLPPGERDEHDYTDTYLTFGIESHNHPSYVDPFDGAATGVGGIVRDTMSMGAYPIALADSLYFGSFDRDHSRYLFEGVVEGISHYGNCIGVPTVAGSVDFHDGYEGNPLVNVACVGLTDADRVVTAEAQQPGNALVLVGNATGRDGLGGASFASEDLGEDAQTEDRPAVQVGDPYAEKRLIECNEELIEEELVISARDLGAAGLGGASSEMVAKGELGAHIQLERVHQREPNMRPLEILLAESQERMCYEVRPEDVGRVRELAERFDLGCSVIGEVTDGNYVCTFADEAGSEDEDATRDTVVDVPAEFLADGAPMNDLPMTEPETPSQELPDVSLEAAVEAVVSSPTTASKRWVYRQYDHEVGVRTAVGPGADAAVLALRELAPEPEANVGDGVGLAISAGANPNWTSVAPYDGARAIAIENAANLAAVGARPLAAVDCLNGGNPEKPDVYGAFAAVVDGLADACAGLDVPVVGGNVSLYNDSTAGPVPPTPTLAVIGTKRGYDAPGIELSGRTDTELLVVGEGSDCLGGSEYLVRCGGSDRFPTLPADPAAAVDSLAWVASLESTVAAHDVSHGGLVVTLAEMVTEEAGVDVSLPDRIAAFEETPGRLVVETTDPNAVRDAVGDAVPVESLGACTDDGRFSLSVDGETIELSAGEIAEKRAVIERELE; encoded by the coding sequence ATGAGTCTCTCCGATTCGGATCACGAGCGCATCACCGCCGAACTCGACCGGGAGCCGACACCTGTCGAGGCGGCGCTTTTCGAGAACCTCTGGAGCGAACACTGCGCGTATCGCTCCTCCCGACCGCTCCTGGGCGCGTTCGAAAGCGAGGGACCGCAAGTAGTCGTCGGCCCGGGAGACGACGCCGCAGTCGTCGCGGTGCCGAAGCCGGAGGCGTCCCGTCTTCCCCCGGGCGAGCGGGACGAGCACGACTACACGGACACGTACCTCACGTTCGGCATCGAGAGCCACAACCACCCCTCCTACGTCGATCCGTTCGACGGCGCCGCGACCGGGGTCGGCGGGATCGTCCGCGACACGATGAGTATGGGGGCGTATCCGATCGCGCTGGCGGACAGCCTCTACTTCGGCTCGTTCGATCGAGACCACTCCCGATATCTCTTCGAAGGCGTCGTCGAGGGGATCAGCCACTACGGAAACTGTATCGGCGTCCCGACGGTCGCCGGCAGCGTCGACTTTCACGACGGCTACGAGGGGAACCCGCTCGTCAACGTCGCCTGCGTCGGCCTGACCGACGCCGACCGGGTTGTCACCGCAGAGGCGCAACAGCCGGGAAACGCGCTCGTTCTGGTGGGGAACGCAACCGGCCGCGACGGGCTCGGCGGGGCGTCGTTCGCCTCCGAAGACCTCGGAGAGGACGCACAGACGGAGGATCGCCCCGCGGTGCAGGTCGGGGATCCGTACGCCGAAAAGCGGCTCATCGAATGCAACGAGGAACTCATCGAGGAGGAGCTCGTCATCTCGGCCCGCGACTTGGGCGCGGCGGGGCTGGGCGGCGCCTCCTCGGAGATGGTTGCAAAGGGGGAACTCGGCGCCCACATCCAGCTCGAACGGGTCCACCAGCGGGAGCCGAACATGCGACCCCTCGAGATCCTGCTCGCCGAGTCCCAAGAGCGGATGTGCTACGAGGTCCGCCCCGAAGACGTCGGGCGGGTGCGCGAGCTCGCCGAGCGGTTCGATCTGGGCTGTTCGGTCATCGGGGAGGTGACCGACGGGAACTACGTGTGCACGTTCGCCGACGAAGCGGGCAGCGAGGACGAGGACGCAACGCGGGACACCGTCGTCGACGTGCCGGCAGAGTTCCTCGCCGACGGCGCTCCGATGAACGACCTCCCGATGACCGAGCCCGAAACACCCTCCCAGGAGCTTCCGGACGTCTCGCTGGAGGCGGCAGTCGAAGCAGTCGTTTCGAGCCCGACGACCGCAAGCAAGCGGTGGGTGTACCGACAGTACGACCACGAGGTCGGCGTCCGAACGGCAGTGGGGCCCGGCGCGGACGCGGCGGTGCTCGCACTCAGGGAACTCGCCCCCGAACCCGAGGCGAACGTCGGCGACGGCGTGGGGCTCGCGATCTCGGCGGGCGCCAACCCCAACTGGACGAGCGTGGCGCCGTACGACGGTGCCCGGGCGATCGCCATCGAGAACGCCGCAAACCTCGCGGCTGTCGGCGCCCGGCCCCTCGCGGCGGTTGACTGCCTGAACGGCGGCAATCCCGAAAAACCGGACGTGTACGGCGCGTTCGCCGCGGTCGTCGACGGACTCGCCGACGCCTGTGCCGGGCTCGACGTGCCGGTCGTCGGCGGCAACGTCTCACTGTACAACGACTCGACAGCAGGTCCGGTGCCCCCGACGCCGACGCTCGCGGTGATCGGAACGAAACGCGGCTACGACGCTCCCGGAATCGAACTATCGGGTCGGACGGACACGGAGCTGCTCGTCGTCGGCGAGGGGTCCGACTGCCTCGGCGGCTCCGAGTATCTCGTCCGGTGTGGCGGGAGCGATCGGTTCCCGACGCTACCGGCGGATCCGGCCGCCGCCGTGGATTCGCTGGCGTGGGTCGCGTCCCTGGAGTCGACGGTGGCGGCCCACGACGTGAGCCACGGCGGACTCGTCGTCACGCTCGCGGAGATGGTGACCGAAGAGGCGGGCGTCGACGTCTCGCTTCCGGATCGGATCGCGGCGTTCGAGGAGACGCCCGGACGGCTCGTCGTCGAGACGACCGACCCGAACGCAGTCCGGGACGCTGTCGGGGACGCCGTTCCGGTGGAGTCGCTGGGGGCGTGTACCGACGACGGTCGCTTCTCGCTGTCCGTGGACGGGGAAACGATCGAACTCTCCGCCGGCGAGATCGCCGAAAAGCGGGCAGTCATCGAACGGGAACTGGAGTAG
- a CDS encoding carbon-nitrogen hydrolase family protein, producing the protein MTTPPRVAACGFEPVVGDVDANRNRVASAIEVLPGDVTLSVFPELCVSGYDLDTAREIAAPVPGPLTKPLVEIAASHDTSMVVGVPERSRNSEETVYNSLAYVTPDGVEGVYRKRFLWGEEATVFSVGEEPLVTETPAGTLGYLTCYDLNFPEAELPYAHAGCDLLAVSAAWRTEYLDDWQLLARARAFDGNCYVVASNHTGTQRGRDHAGHSLIAGPDGSIVEETGPEEGAAVAQIMGTELERARERNPVAETRREKE; encoded by the coding sequence ATGACGACTCCACCGCGCGTTGCAGCCTGCGGGTTCGAGCCTGTCGTCGGCGACGTCGACGCAAACCGAAACCGCGTTGCAAGTGCCATAGAGGTGCTCCCCGGGGACGTGACGCTTTCCGTCTTTCCCGAACTCTGTGTTTCGGGGTATGATCTCGACACCGCACGGGAGATCGCAGCGCCGGTACCGGGGCCCCTCACGAAGCCGCTCGTCGAGATCGCCGCATCACACGACACGTCGATGGTAGTCGGCGTTCCCGAACGTAGCAGAAACTCCGAGGAGACGGTGTACAATTCACTCGCGTACGTTACTCCGGACGGCGTCGAGGGGGTGTATCGGAAACGGTTCCTGTGGGGCGAGGAAGCGACCGTCTTCTCGGTCGGCGAGGAACCGCTCGTGACGGAGACCCCCGCCGGAACGCTGGGGTATCTGACGTGTTATGATCTCAACTTTCCGGAGGCCGAGCTCCCGTACGCACACGCAGGCTGTGACCTGCTCGCGGTGAGTGCAGCCTGGCGGACGGAGTACCTCGACGACTGGCAGCTGCTCGCCCGGGCGAGAGCGTTCGACGGGAACTGTTATGTGGTCGCCTCGAACCACACCGGGACCCAGCGCGGCCGAGATCACGCGGGGCACTCGCTGATCGCTGGCCCCGACGGGAGCATCGTCGAGGAGACCGGACCGGAGGAAGGCGCTGCAGTCGCCCAGATAATGGGGACGGAGCTCGAACGCGCCCGAGAACGGAACCCGGTCGCAGAAACCCGCCGAGAGAAGGAGTAA
- a CDS encoding PHP domain-containing protein, with amino-acid sequence MLSVELHAHSSLSHDGRDPVELLLGQAAAVGLDALAVTDHDEIDASLEAAELAPEYGLVGIPAMEVTCAVGHVLALGVEELVPAGLPYDETLDRIRKQGGIAVIPHPFQKSRHGVAPHVTDDQLASADAIEVYNSRLLTGRANRKAERFARARGLSMTAGSDAHISEMVGQAVTDVDADARTSGAILEAIAAGRTSVVGKRTPWHISFRQAAGGAKRRIYRRVDELLETARG; translated from the coding sequence GTGTTATCGGTCGAGTTACACGCGCACTCGTCGCTGTCTCACGACGGGCGGGATCCGGTGGAACTCCTCCTCGGGCAGGCGGCGGCCGTCGGACTCGACGCGCTCGCCGTCACCGACCACGACGAAATCGACGCGAGCCTCGAGGCCGCCGAGCTGGCGCCGGAGTACGGGCTCGTCGGTATTCCGGCCATGGAGGTTACCTGCGCGGTGGGCCACGTCCTCGCGCTGGGTGTCGAGGAGCTCGTTCCCGCGGGGCTCCCGTACGACGAGACGCTCGACCGGATCCGAAAACAGGGCGGGATCGCCGTGATTCCCCACCCGTTTCAGAAGTCGCGTCACGGGGTCGCCCCCCACGTCACCGACGACCAGCTCGCGAGCGCCGACGCGATCGAGGTGTACAACTCCCGGCTGCTCACCGGCCGGGCCAACCGGAAGGCCGAACGCTTCGCCCGGGCTCGCGGGCTTTCGATGACTGCCGGCAGCGACGCGCACATCTCCGAGATGGTCGGTCAGGCGGTCACCGACGTCGATGCCGACGCCCGAACCTCCGGGGCGATCCTCGAGGCGATCGCGGCGGGACGAACGAGCGTCGTCGGGAAGCGCACACCCTGGCACATCAGCTTCCGGCAGGCAGCAGGCGGGGCGAAGCGTCGGATTTACCGTCGGGTGGACGAACTGCTCGAGACCGCACGCGGGTGA
- a CDS encoding pentapeptide repeat-containing protein, with the protein MGRFRLERDKLGREQHGPKRFEGGIALFDRQRYNLQRCNLQRCNLQRCNLQRCNLQRCNLQWRHVDGFGYRSVDGDGFDGDGFDGDGFDGDGFDGDRHHCWENHLWVERCRKQFYYRNRDGNVRFGVIEGGREFDGRRYDRPANERNDDCIGAGCRR; encoded by the coding sequence ATGGGACGGTTCCGCCTCGAGCGGGACAAACTCGGCAGGGAGCAGCACGGGCCGAAGCGGTTCGAGGGAGGAATCGCGCTCTTCGACCGGCAGCGGTACAACCTCCAGCGGTGCAACCTCCAGCGGTGCAACCTCCAGCGGTGCAACCTCCAGCGGTGCAACCTCCAGCGGTGCAACCTCCAGTGGCGCCACGTCGACGGGTTCGGGTACCGGTCGGTCGACGGCGACGGGTTCGACGGCGACGGGTTCGACGGCGACGGGTTCGACGGCGACGGGTTCGACGGCGACAGACACCACTGCTGGGAGAACCACCTCTGGGTCGAGCGCTGCCGAAAACAGTTCTACTACCGGAACCGCGACGGGAACGTCCGGTTCGGCGTCATCGAAGGCGGAAGGGAGTTCGACGGGCGTCGGTACGACCGACCCGCGAACGAACGGAACGACGACTGCATCGGAGCAGGGTGCCGCCGATGA